Proteins encoded by one window of Mauremys mutica isolate MM-2020 ecotype Southern chromosome 25, ASM2049712v1, whole genome shotgun sequence:
- the SNF8 gene encoding vacuolar-sorting protein SNF8, with the protein MHRRGVGAGAIAKRKLAEAKYKERGTVLAEDQLAQMSKQLDMFKTNLEEFASKHKQEIRKNPQFRVQFQDMCATIGVDPLASGKGFWSEMLGVGDFYYELGVQIIEVCLALKHRNGGLITLEELHQQVLKGRGKFAQDVSQDDLLRAIKKLKVLGSGFGIIPVGGTYLIQSVPAELNMDHTVVLQLAEKKGYVTVSEIESSLKWEMERAKHVLEHLLKEGMAWLDTQAPGESQYWLPALFTELYSQEITPEEAKEAIP; encoded by the exons ATGCACCGGCGCGGGGTGGGAGCGGGCGCCATCGCCAAGAGGAAGCTGGCGGAG gCCAAATACAAGGAGCGAGGGACGGTTCTGGCTGAAGACCAGCTGGCTCAG ATGTCTAAGCAACTGGACATGTTTAAGACCAACTTAGAAGAGTTTGCCAGCAAACACAAGCAAGAGATTCGTAAAAATCCCCAGTTTCGGGTCCAGTTCCAGGACATGTGTGCAACCATCGGAGTGGATCCATTGGCAT CTGGTAAAGGATTCTGGTCAGAGATGCTGGGAGTTGGAGACTTCTACTATGAGCTGGGTGTTCAGATTATTGAAGTTTGTCTGGCTCTGAAACACAGGAATGGAG GTCTCATAACCCTGGAGGAACTTCATCAGCAAGTGCTAAAGGGAAGAGGGAAGTTTGCCCAGGATGTCAGCCA gGATGATCTCCTCCGTGCTATCAAGAAGCTGAAAGTTCTGGGCAGTGGCTTTGGGATTATTCCTGTCGGAGGGACATATCTGATCCAGTCTGTACCAGCTGAACTGAACATGGATCACACAGTGGTTTTGCAGCTGGCCGAG AAAAAGGGGTATGTAACTGTCAGCGAGATCGAGTCCAGTTTAAAGTGGGAGATGGAACGTGCCAAGCACGTGCTG GAACACTTGCTGAAGGAAGGCATGGCCTGGCTTGACACACAAGCTCCAGGGGAATCTCAGTACTGGCTGCCGGCTCTCTTTACAGAACTTTACTCTCAGGAAATCACTCCAGAGGAAGCAAAGGAGGCAATACCCTGA
- the LOC123356239 gene encoding pro-glucagon-like — protein sequence MTSLKVLALLMVSLSLVLTEENDFSANPKSPGARAVQRRYSEAILASDYSRTMDNMLKKNFVEWLLARREKKSDNAIDPSKREAEPQLSAVSGQGLELASQGAQDFFVWLLKNKRKQSLTAPKESDPSKDVLSQELLAWLMSADLCRPTTQ from the exons ATGACGTCCTTGAAAGTTCTTGCTCTGCTCATGGTCTCTCTGAGCCTTGTCCTGACGGAGGAGAATGACTTCAG TGCCAACCCGAAGAGTCCCGGCGCCAGAGCCGTACAGCGACGCTACTCCGAGGCCATCCTGGCCAGCGATTACAGCCGGACCATGGATAACATGCTCAAGAAGAACTTTGTGGAGTGGCTGTTGGccagaagagagaagaaaagcGA TAACGCCATCGATCCATCCAAGAGGGAAGCTGAACCCCAGCTGTCAGCTGTCAGTGGTCAAGGTTTGGAGCTGGCTTCCCAAGGGGCTCAGGACTTTTTTGTCTGGcttctaaaaaacaaaagaaaacagag TCTTACTGCTCCCAAAGAATCTGATCCCTCGAAAGACGTTCTGAGCCAGGAGCTATTGGCGTGGCTCATGTCTGCTGATCTCTGTAGACCAAC GACTCAGTAG